In Clostridium sporogenes, one genomic interval encodes:
- a CDS encoding ABC transporter ATP-binding protein, whose translation MISISNVSKMLGDKKALNNINLNIEKGSIFGVIGENGAGKTTLIKCMLGIYKQDEGEIKIDGEPVFENALVKGKIGYVAAEIQYYSSFKVKELVKFYTLTYSTFSYERFKELNKIFKIPENKRIRELSKGMKMRVSLMLNLSIYPEILILDEPTSGLDPIIKRKLINILLEEVSEKNTTIFIASHHLDDLERICDSVAIIEKGQIKYANNIEDMKKYIKKLQVLFKDENKIEEIKAWDEIMTVENVGRINYLITNNYSDELQEKLIKSGAEFVEEIDLSLEDMFIYSMEGGKEDEKLI comes from the coding sequence GGTGTTATAGGAGAAAATGGAGCAGGTAAAACTACTCTTATAAAATGTATGTTAGGAATATATAAACAGGATGAAGGTGAAATCAAGATAGATGGAGAACCTGTTTTTGAAAATGCTTTAGTAAAAGGGAAAATAGGTTATGTAGCAGCAGAAATTCAATATTATTCATCTTTTAAAGTAAAGGAACTTGTAAAATTCTATACTTTAACCTATAGCACTTTTTCTTATGAACGTTTTAAAGAGCTTAATAAGATATTTAAAATACCAGAAAACAAGAGAATAAGAGAACTTTCAAAAGGCATGAAAATGAGGGTTTCTTTAATGTTAAATTTAAGTATATATCCAGAAATATTAATATTAGATGAACCTACTTCCGGACTAGATCCTATAATAAAAAGAAAATTAATTAACATATTATTAGAAGAGGTTTCAGAAAAAAATACTACTATATTTATAGCAAGTCATCATTTAGATGATTTAGAAAGAATATGTGATTCTGTAGCTATTATAGAAAAGGGACAAATAAAATACGCAAATAATATAGAGGATATGAAGAAATATATAAAGAAACTTCAAGTTTTATTTAAAGATGAAAATAAAATAGAAGAAATAAAAGCTTGGGATGAAATAATGACAGTAGAAAATGTAGGGAGAATAAATTATTTAATAACAAATAATTATTCAGATGAACTGCAAGAAAAATTAATAAAATCAGGAGCGGAGTTTGTAGAAGAAATAGATTTAAGTTTAGAAGATATGTTTATATACTCCATGGAAGGAGGAAAAGAAGATGAGAAGCTTATTTAA
- a CDS encoding YbjQ family protein yields MLITTTNNIEGKQIKQYKGIVCGEVITGVNFLKDFMAGIRDLVGGRSQGYEEELIRARNEAIDEMMDRAASLGCNAIVGVDIDYEVLGQGGGMLMVTASGTGVITE; encoded by the coding sequence ATGCTAATTACTACTACTAATAACATAGAAGGTAAGCAAATAAAACAATATAAAGGAATAGTCTGTGGTGAAGTTATTACAGGAGTTAATTTTTTAAAAGATTTCATGGCTGGAATAAGAGACTTAGTAGGTGGAAGATCTCAAGGTTATGAAGAAGAGTTAATTCGCGCAAGAAATGAAGCTATAGATGAAATGATGGATAGAGCTGCTTCATTAGGTTGTAACGCAATAGTAGGAGTAGATATAGATTATGAGGTTTTAGGTCAGGGTGGAGGAATGCTTATGGTAACAGCTTCTGGTACTGGAGTTATAACTGAATAG
- a CDS encoding MIP/aquaporin family protein — MSIYMAEFLGTMMLIWLGDGVVASVALNKSKGKDGGWIVVTAAWGLAVAIPAYIFGGISGAHMNPAVTIGNAIAGNFPWANVAGYITAQMLGGFAGAVLVWLTYLPHWKATEDKATKLGVFCTAPAIRDTKANFITEFLATAFLVFGLMGFGQAKMVDGFGPLTAGAFIFVLGLSLGGPTGYAINPARDLAPRIAHAILPIHGKGDSDWKYAWIPVLGPILGGIAGALLFMLVF; from the coding sequence ATGTCAATTTATATGGCGGAGTTTTTGGGTACTATGATGTTAATTTGGTTAGGAGACGGTGTTGTAGCCAGTGTAGCTCTTAATAAAAGTAAGGGAAAAGATGGTGGTTGGATTGTTGTAACTGCAGCCTGGGGATTAGCTGTTGCTATACCTGCATATATTTTTGGAGGTATAAGTGGAGCTCATATGAATCCAGCAGTTACTATTGGTAATGCAATAGCAGGAAATTTTCCTTGGGCAAATGTAGCAGGTTATATTACAGCTCAAATGTTAGGGGGATTTGCAGGGGCAGTTTTAGTTTGGCTTACTTACCTTCCACATTGGAAAGCTACAGAAGATAAAGCTACCAAGTTAGGTGTATTTTGTACAGCTCCAGCAATAAGAGATACAAAGGCTAACTTTATAACTGAATTTTTAGCAACTGCATTTTTAGTATTTGGTTTAATGGGTTTTGGCCAGGCTAAAATGGTAGATGGTTTTGGTCCATTAACTGCAGGTGCATTTATATTTGTTTTAGGACTTTCTTTGGGTGGACCAACAGGATATGCTATAAATCCAGCCAGAGATTTAGCACCAAGAATAGCTCATGCAATTTTGCCAATACATGGTAAAGGAGATTCTGATTGGAAATATGCATGGATACCAGTATTAGGCCCAATATTAGGAGGAATAGCAGGAGCATTATTATTTATGCTAGTTTTTTAA
- a CDS encoding MATE family efflux transporter, with protein MGIDYKLFSKEKVEKALLKFAVPAMISLLVMELYNMVDTFFVGLAIGPKAIGALTIAFPVQRLMSSLGMMIAVGASTAVARSLGKKDYDNLKSVILNAINITIVIMVTLTFIISIFKKDMITGLLGASQSIYPYAEKYISIVVLGGLFQALTLVICYIMTSLGYTNITLKATSVGAILNVIIDYFLVMHLNFGVAGAAIATVVSQTVALVYAIYKFDKVKKKIGLNLKLNFQLKLDILKPILAVGFSTFIIEISDAVVAVILNNILSIYGGDKALIIVGVTTKISMFLFITVIGISSAMQPIAAFNYGAKDLVRVKEVVVKTIVAVTGATLILWAVMLIFANPIIGLFLKDTSLLGETVKAFRIIISLFPTIGIYYVSIYYYQSMGKARTSLILSVYRQMIIFIPLLFILVGKFNIMGAWIAYPISDLISAITGVIYVRVALREKDKAIEAQEYEKERKEKAFKGRSVKVGGL; from the coding sequence ATGGGAATTGACTATAAGTTATTTTCAAAGGAAAAGGTAGAAAAGGCTTTATTAAAATTTGCAGTTCCAGCTATGATTTCTTTATTAGTTATGGAATTATATAATATGGTAGATACATTTTTCGTAGGCTTAGCTATAGGGCCGAAAGCCATAGGCGCATTAACTATAGCCTTTCCAGTACAAAGACTTATGTCTTCGCTGGGTATGATGATAGCAGTGGGTGCATCTACTGCTGTAGCTAGGAGTTTAGGCAAAAAAGATTATGATAATTTAAAATCAGTAATATTAAATGCTATAAATATTACCATAGTTATAATGGTAACTTTAACTTTTATAATTTCAATTTTTAAGAAAGACATGATTACAGGCCTATTAGGTGCTAGTCAATCTATTTATCCTTATGCGGAAAAATACATTTCTATAGTAGTACTTGGTGGACTATTTCAAGCATTAACCTTAGTTATTTGTTATATAATGACATCCTTAGGTTATACAAATATAACATTAAAAGCTACTTCAGTAGGAGCTATATTAAATGTCATAATTGACTATTTCTTAGTTATGCATTTAAACTTTGGAGTAGCAGGAGCAGCTATAGCAACTGTGGTTTCACAAACAGTGGCATTAGTATATGCTATATATAAGTTTGATAAGGTTAAAAAGAAAATAGGATTAAATTTAAAATTAAATTTTCAACTTAAATTAGATATATTAAAGCCAATTTTAGCAGTAGGATTTTCAACCTTTATTATAGAAATATCTGATGCAGTGGTGGCAGTAATATTAAATAATATACTTTCTATTTATGGAGGAGATAAGGCTTTGATTATAGTAGGGGTAACTACTAAAATATCAATGTTCTTGTTCATAACAGTTATAGGTATAAGTTCGGCAATGCAACCTATAGCGGCATTTAACTATGGTGCAAAAGATTTAGTTCGTGTAAAAGAAGTAGTTGTAAAGACTATAGTAGCTGTAACAGGAGCAACTTTAATATTATGGGCAGTGATGCTTATATTTGCAAACCCTATAATAGGATTATTTTTAAAGGATACAAGTCTTTTAGGTGAAACTGTAAAAGCTTTTAGAATAATAATATCCCTATTTCCGACTATAGGAATATATTATGTATCCATATATTATTATCAATCTATGGGGAAAGCAAGAACTTCACTTATACTATCTGTATATAGACAAATGATAATATTTATACCATTATTATTTATATTAGTTGGCAAATTTAATATTATGGGAGCTTGGATAGCTTATCCAATTTCAGATTTAATATCAGCTATTACAGGAGTAATATATGTAAGAGTAGCGTTAAGAGAAAAAGATAAGGCTATAGAAGCTCAAGAATATGAAAAAGAAAGAAAAGAGAAAGCATTCAAAGGAAGATCCGTAAAAGTAGGTGGTCTTTAA
- a CDS encoding flavodoxin has product MAKVNIIYWSGTGNTEKMAEAIKEGLASAEVKLLSVSDATTKDVEEAEVVVLGCPSMGDEVLEEGEMEPFVDSISNIVKGKKVALFGSYGWGDGQWMRDWEERMESYGAEIKAESLIHQGEPDDSTMEECKAFAQKLV; this is encoded by the coding sequence ATGGCAAAGGTAAATATAATTTATTGGAGCGGTACTGGTAACACAGAAAAAATGGCTGAAGCTATCAAAGAAGGACTAGCATCAGCAGAAGTAAAATTATTATCTGTATCTGATGCAACTACTAAGGATGTAGAAGAAGCAGAAGTAGTAGTTTTAGGTTGCCCATCTATGGGAGACGAGGTATTAGAAGAAGGAGAAATGGAGCCTTTTGTAGATTCTATAAGCAATATAGTTAAAGGTAAAAAAGTAGCTTTATTTGGATCCTATGGCTGGGGAGATGGTCAATGGATGAGAGATTGGGAAGAAAGAATGGAAAGCTACGGTGCAGAAATAAAAGCTGAAAGTTTAATACATCAAGGGGAACCAGATGATTCAACAATGGAAGAATGCAAAGCTTTTGCACAAAAGTTAGTATAA
- a CDS encoding VanZ family protein: MQGLVRDMVIPIIINGIIILIFSKINKKQQNKTGHIIGVLFFTFIMTVIFSLTGVSPISGFHTDIRINEISYIPVVSTLEMVKDVFNTASVENIPRNQAMLFLGANILGNILMFGPLGLLLPLLWKCFRKFSKTVLFGFVVSFTIEFSQLFLARGTDIDDLILNTIGTMLGYLAFVILCKLFPEFTKKFTLQDDMEKSLWSILPFACVIIPYLVIVAFGFYDRAILFVR; the protein is encoded by the coding sequence ATGCAAGGTTTAGTGAGGGATATGGTAATACCTATTATTATTAACGGAATTATTATACTTATATTTTCAAAGATAAATAAAAAACAACAGAATAAGACAGGTCATATAATTGGAGTATTATTTTTTACATTTATAATGACTGTAATTTTTTCATTAACAGGTGTTTCGCCTATTAGTGGATTCCATACAGATATTCGCATTAATGAAATCTCATATATTCCAGTTGTCAGTACTTTGGAAATGGTTAAAGATGTGTTTAATACAGCAAGTGTTGAAAACATACCAAGAAATCAGGCTATGTTATTTCTTGGTGCAAATATACTTGGAAACATTTTAATGTTTGGACCACTGGGGTTATTATTACCTTTACTATGGAAATGTTTTAGAAAATTTTCAAAGACTGTTTTATTTGGTTTTGTAGTTTCTTTTACAATTGAGTTTTCTCAGTTATTTTTAGCACGTGGAACAGATATTGATGATTTAATATTAAATACTATAGGCACAATGCTTGGATACTTAGCATTTGTTATTCTTTGCAAGCTATTTCCTGAATTTACTAAAAAATTTACTTTGCAAGATGATATGGAAAAATCATTATGGAGCATATTACCATTTGCTTGTGTAATAATCCCCTATTTAGTTATTGTGGCATTTGGTTTTTATGACAGAGCTATTTTATTTGTAAGATAA
- a CDS encoding helix-turn-helix domain-containing protein, translating to MPREFVEYTNDLPIKVSMQNIKKSPIHWHNAMEVIYVLEGSIKITIETESHRVNKQEIGIINPEEAHSIKSITNNNKVLIFQIDTSFFNKYYDIENMFFYTDFSAPEAQKHEKYDILRKYLSTMLCEIAQKGDNYEDVVEEILVDLLYHLINNFHYLIYDEEELKENEVQFERYDRIIKYIYSNYNNKISIQDIARLEFLSSHYLSNEMKNKVGYSFNDFVNLTRVEEAIKLLLDTDKTISEISEELGFSHTRYFNKHFKKHYKCTPMQYRKKYKVDEETYEKLKLYEKLKLKDAYEYLMHYLEDYPRFNYEGKIIKIHVDLSKDTEELDENWHDIINLGSAKEILKGNHVKLIKEFQKYVECEYAIIQNIFSKDMNVFSTEKDRFFNWYEIRQVFEFIYDLDLKPAILIDFHKYEVEFFLTLFKDFIDYFTDFFGDKEIKKWRFYLKNSLDENKKSLESFLKEYEDIEFINWDLDYKEVNNIYDTAYMVPYILNQYLNKKSNVIFLTTFDEIYGGEYINNELFYGGSGIINRQGIKKPSYYAYYLLSKLGNEVIEKGDGYIITKEDDDIQILVYSHSEELESLISLEDLYKRRGLKETAEKKFSINIAALPYNYKIVTYKIDEGKGSSYNNWISMGKPKRIDEYERDLLIKSSVPNIKLGFAKKSPIYNIVSKIEGYGAFLFILQRV from the coding sequence ATGCCAAGAGAATTTGTAGAGTATACAAATGATTTACCTATAAAAGTTTCTATGCAAAATATAAAAAAAAGCCCTATTCATTGGCACAATGCTATGGAAGTTATATATGTTTTAGAAGGTAGCATAAAAATAACTATAGAAACAGAAAGTCATAGAGTAAATAAGCAGGAAATAGGAATAATAAATCCAGAGGAAGCTCACAGTATAAAAAGTATAACTAATAACAATAAAGTCCTTATATTTCAAATAGATACTAGTTTTTTTAATAAATATTATGATATAGAGAATATGTTTTTTTATACGGATTTTTCTGCGCCAGAGGCTCAAAAGCATGAAAAGTATGATATATTAAGAAAATATCTTTCTACAATGCTTTGTGAAATAGCTCAAAAGGGTGATAATTATGAAGATGTAGTAGAGGAAATTTTAGTAGATCTTTTATATCATCTTATAAATAATTTTCACTATTTAATATATGATGAAGAGGAATTAAAAGAAAATGAGGTACAGTTTGAAAGATATGATAGAATAATAAAATATATATATTCTAATTATAATAATAAAATAAGTATTCAAGATATAGCTAGATTAGAATTCTTAAGCTCTCATTATTTATCTAATGAAATGAAAAATAAGGTAGGATATAGTTTTAACGATTTTGTAAATTTAACTAGAGTAGAAGAAGCTATAAAATTACTTTTAGATACAGATAAAACCATATCTGAAATATCCGAAGAACTAGGCTTTTCACACACCAGGTACTTTAATAAACATTTTAAGAAACATTATAAATGTACTCCAATGCAATATAGAAAAAAATATAAAGTAGATGAAGAAACTTATGAAAAACTAAAACTTTATGAAAAATTAAAATTAAAGGATGCATATGAGTATTTAATGCATTATTTAGAGGATTATCCACGATTCAATTATGAAGGTAAAATTATAAAAATTCATGTAGATTTATCTAAGGATACAGAAGAGTTAGATGAGAATTGGCATGACATTATTAATTTAGGCAGTGCTAAGGAAATATTAAAAGGTAATCATGTAAAGCTTATAAAAGAATTTCAAAAATATGTAGAATGTGAATATGCAATTATACAGAATATATTTTCAAAGGATATGAATGTTTTTTCAACAGAAAAGGATAGATTCTTTAATTGGTATGAGATAAGACAAGTATTTGAATTTATATATGATTTAGATTTAAAACCCGCTATACTAATAGATTTTCATAAGTATGAAGTAGAATTTTTCTTGACGCTTTTTAAGGATTTTATTGATTATTTCACAGATTTTTTTGGAGATAAAGAGATTAAGAAATGGAGATTTTATTTAAAAAATTCCTTAGATGAAAATAAGAAGAGTTTAGAAAGTTTCTTAAAAGAATATGAGGATATAGAATTTATAAATTGGGATTTAGATTATAAGGAAGTAAATAATATTTATGATACTGCCTACATGGTTCCCTACATATTAAACCAATACTTAAATAAAAAATCAAATGTAATTTTTTTAACTACTTTTGATGAAATATATGGAGGAGAGTATATAAATAATGAATTGTTTTATGGTGGTTCTGGAATAATAAATCGCCAAGGAATAAAAAAGCCTTCTTACTATGCTTATTATCTTTTATCTAAATTGGGTAATGAGGTAATAGAGAAGGGAGATGGATACATAATTACTAAAGAAGATGATGATATTCAAATTCTTGTTTATTCCCATAGTGAAGAATTAGAGTCCTTGATTTCTTTAGAGGATTTGTATAAAAGAAGAGGTTTAAAAGAGACTGCAGAAAAGAAATTTTCTATAAATATAGCAGCACTACCTTATAATTATAAAATAGTTACTTATAAAATAGATGAAGGAAAAGGATCTTCTTATAACAATTGGATATCTATGGGTAAGCCAAAGAGGATTGATGAATATGAGAGAGATTTATTAATAAAAAGTTCTGTGCCCAATATAAAATTAGGTTTTGCTAAAAAATCTCCTATATATAATATAGTTTCAAAGATAGAAGGATATGGAGCATTTTTATTTATATTGCAAAGAGTATAA
- a CDS encoding S66 family peptidase, with amino-acid sequence MLKLAKPKRLKPGDKIATVSLSWGGAGDADLLWRYKLGKKRLQEQFGLEVVEMPNTLKGSDYLYHHPEKRAEDLMSAFSDTSIKGIFSCIGGEESIRMLPYIDFNIIRNNPKIFIGYSDTTVSHFICLKGNLSSFYGASVLAELAENIKIFDYTTHWLKKVLFETSPIGLIPAANEWTGERIEWIESNSSIAKNMVKNQGYEFLQGNGIIQGQLIGGCMEVLEMIKGTTLWPSNDVFKDTILFFETSENMPPPTYVEYWLRNYGSQGILQNSKAIILGKPYQEKYYKEYKNVIMKIISELELYHIPIIYNMSFGHNEPMMCIPYGAMTQIDCNKKSFSILEAGVI; translated from the coding sequence ATGCTAAAATTAGCAAAACCAAAAAGATTAAAACCTGGGGATAAAATAGCTACAGTAAGTCTTTCATGGGGCGGTGCTGGTGATGCAGACTTACTTTGGAGATATAAATTAGGAAAAAAGAGATTACAAGAACAATTTGGTCTAGAAGTTGTAGAAATGCCAAACACTTTAAAAGGATCAGATTATTTATATCATCATCCAGAAAAACGTGCAGAAGACTTAATGTCAGCTTTTTCTGATACATCTATAAAAGGAATTTTTTCTTGTATCGGCGGTGAAGAAAGTATAAGAATGTTACCTTATATTGATTTCAATATTATAAGAAATAATCCTAAAATATTTATAGGATATTCTGATACCACTGTATCACATTTTATATGTCTTAAAGGAAATCTCTCTAGTTTCTATGGCGCATCCGTTCTTGCGGAACTGGCTGAAAACATTAAAATATTTGATTATACTACCCATTGGCTAAAAAAAGTTCTTTTTGAAACTTCTCCAATTGGATTAATACCAGCAGCCAATGAATGGACTGGAGAAAGAATAGAATGGATTGAAAGTAACTCATCTATTGCAAAAAACATGGTGAAAAATCAAGGATATGAATTTTTGCAAGGCAATGGAATAATTCAAGGACAATTAATAGGTGGCTGCATGGAAGTACTAGAAATGATAAAAGGTACTACATTATGGCCATCAAATGATGTATTTAAAGATACTATTTTATTCTTTGAAACCTCAGAAAATATGCCACCCCCTACTTATGTAGAATACTGGCTTAGAAATTATGGTAGTCAAGGTATATTACAAAACTCAAAGGCAATAATTTTGGGCAAACCATACCAAGAAAAATATTATAAAGAATATAAGAACGTAATTATGAAAATAATATCTGAATTAGAACTTTACCATATACCTATCATCTATAATATGTCCTTTGGGCATAATGAACCAATGATGTGTATCCCATATGGTGCAATGACACAAATTGATTGTAATAAAAAAAGCTTTTCCATACTTGAAGCAGGAGTCATTTAA
- a CDS encoding ABC transporter permease subunit: MRSLFNAPLFYKEWKNSKWICLLMTLILFWDKPNSVFGDLSRQKYEMLIDKNFVLDKMWFNQSLLGWNSGKNILILGVITLLCILLFKGEKQDSTCDLLHSMPFTRKDIIVSKIKVGILTIAIPFLINFIIMTFFYFNNKSYIASSYLDIPKFYSINLLFCLFFFIFLVFMQSIVGQYFAAAIIAPITLFVPFVLVTYIVDLIRLSKGLRYESSTLMTLSEFARNLNIYDVVNTKALERVEKGVDEEQVRNIYKFIYENFDIKIMILIILIVVFAILSIIIYSRVKLERINQLIIFKPVETVFKLGVGLCVGMIFSQIFGYPKGPEEIANMPLIYITLLIGTIIGYFISKLVVKFCSK; the protein is encoded by the coding sequence ATGAGAAGCTTATTTAATGCCCCTTTATTTTATAAAGAATGGAAAAATAGTAAATGGATTTGTTTACTTATGACATTAATTTTATTTTGGGATAAGCCTAATAGTGTTTTTGGTGATTTGAGTCGTCAAAAATATGAAATGCTTATAGATAAAAATTTTGTATTAGATAAAATGTGGTTTAATCAGTCTTTATTAGGTTGGAATAGTGGGAAGAATATACTTATATTAGGAGTAATAACGCTACTTTGTATATTATTATTTAAAGGAGAAAAACAGGATTCTACCTGTGATTTATTACATTCTATGCCTTTTACAAGAAAGGATATTATAGTATCTAAAATTAAAGTGGGGATTTTAACCATAGCTATACCATTTTTAATTAATTTCATAATAATGACATTCTTTTATTTTAACAATAAATCCTATATAGCAAGTTCCTATTTGGATATACCTAAGTTTTATTCTATAAATTTATTATTTTGTTTATTTTTCTTTATATTTTTGGTGTTTATGCAAAGTATAGTGGGACAATATTTTGCAGCAGCTATAATTGCACCAATAACTTTATTTGTACCATTTGTGTTGGTAACTTATATAGTTGATTTAATAAGATTAAGCAAAGGATTAAGATACGAAAGTTCTACATTGATGACATTAAGTGAATTTGCTAGAAACTTAAACATATATGATGTAGTAAATACTAAAGCATTGGAGAGAGTTGAAAAGGGGGTAGATGAAGAACAAGTAAGGAATATATATAAATTTATATATGAAAATTTTGATATTAAGATAATGATACTTATAATTTTAATAGTTGTGTTTGCTATTTTATCAATAATTATATATAGCAGGGTAAAACTAGAGAGAATCAATCAATTAATAATATTCAAACCTGTTGAAACAGTATTTAAATTAGGAGTAGGATTATGTGTAGGTATGATTTTTTCACAAATATTTGGATATCCAAAGGGACCAGAAGAAATTGCTAATATGCCACTAATATATATAACCTTATTAATAGGTACAATAATAGGATACTTTATATCAAAATTAGTTGTGAAATTTTGTAGTAAATAG
- the glpK gene encoding glycerol kinase GlpK, whose protein sequence is MEKYIMSLDQGTTSSRCIIFNKKGEVVSVAQKEFTQIYPKAGWVEHDPLEIWGKQAGVAGEALNIARISPEQIAGIGITNQRETTVVWNKRTGMPVYNAIVWQCRRTAGYCDELREKSIDKTIKEKTGLMLDAYFSATKIKWILDNVEGARELAEKGDLLFGNIDTWLIWNMTKGKVHVTDYTNASRTMLFNIHELKWDEELLEIFDIPKSMLPEVKPSSCVYGETDEILFGVSIPISGDAGDQQAALFGQTCFNAGMAKNTYGTGCFLLMNTGEKAVDSKNGLLTTIAVGIDGKVEYALEGSVFIGGAVIQWLRDELRMVKTAQETEKYATAVEDNNGVYLVPAFVGIGAPYWDSYARGTILGLTRGAKKEHIIRAALESMAYQTHDVLKAMEEDSGIELKALKVDGGACQNNFLMQFQSDILDVQVDRPEVVETTALGAAYLAGLAVGYWKDRNEVSQNWAISKSFDPAMEKEKKEKLIKGWHKAVTKAMDWEEKE, encoded by the coding sequence ATGGAAAAATATATAATGTCTTTAGATCAAGGAACTACTAGTTCAAGATGTATAATATTCAATAAAAAAGGTGAAGTAGTAAGTGTTGCTCAAAAGGAATTTACACAAATATATCCTAAAGCAGGATGGGTAGAACATGATCCACTAGAAATATGGGGAAAGCAAGCAGGTGTAGCAGGAGAAGCATTAAATATAGCTAGAATTTCTCCAGAACAAATAGCAGGTATAGGTATAACTAATCAAAGAGAAACTACAGTAGTTTGGAATAAAAGAACAGGAATGCCAGTATATAATGCTATAGTATGGCAATGTAGAAGAACTGCTGGTTATTGTGATGAGCTAAGGGAAAAAAGCATAGATAAGACTATAAAAGAAAAAACAGGGTTAATGTTAGATGCTTACTTCTCTGCGACAAAAATAAAATGGATATTAGATAATGTAGAAGGAGCTAGGGAATTAGCAGAAAAAGGTGATTTATTATTCGGAAATATAGATACTTGGCTAATATGGAATATGACTAAAGGTAAGGTTCATGTAACGGATTATACTAATGCTTCAAGAACTATGTTATTTAACATACATGAATTAAAATGGGATGAAGAATTATTGGAAATATTTGATATACCAAAATCTATGTTACCAGAAGTAAAACCATCTAGCTGTGTTTATGGTGAAACAGATGAAATATTATTTGGAGTATCAATCCCAATATCAGGAGATGCAGGAGATCAACAAGCAGCCTTATTTGGACAAACTTGCTTTAATGCGGGCATGGCTAAAAATACTTATGGTACAGGTTGTTTCCTATTAATGAATACAGGAGAAAAAGCAGTAGATTCTAAGAATGGACTGTTGACTACTATAGCTGTAGGTATAGATGGAAAAGTTGAATATGCTTTAGAAGGAAGTGTATTCATAGGAGGAGCAGTAATTCAATGGTTAAGAGATGAACTTAGAATGGTAAAAACTGCTCAAGAAACAGAAAAATATGCTACAGCAGTAGAAGATAATAATGGAGTTTATCTTGTACCAGCTTTTGTTGGAATAGGTGCACCATACTGGGATTCTTATGCAAGAGGAACTATATTAGGTCTTACAAGAGGAGCTAAAAAAGAACATATAATAAGAGCTGCATTAGAATCTATGGCATACCAAACTCATGATGTTTTAAAAGCTATGGAAGAGGATTCAGGCATAGAATTAAAAGCATTAAAAGTAGATGGAGGAGCCTGTCAAAATAATTTCTTAATGCAATTCCAATCAGATATACTGGATGTACAAGTAGATAGGCCAGAAGTAGTAGAAACTACAGCATTAGGAGCAGCTTATCTTGCAGGGCTTGCAGTAGGATACTGGAAGGATAGAAATGAAGTATCACAAAATTGGGCAATCTCAAAAAGCTTTGATCCAGCAATGGAAAAAGAAAAGAAAGAAAAACTTATAAAAGGATGGCACAAAGCAGTAACAAAAGCAATGGATTGGGAAGAAAAAGAATAA